The region AAGGCTCGTTTGACATATAAAGAAGATGGCATCAAATCCGCGATGCAATATTTCGAGAAGGTTTTGGACATGCAAATGCCTTCGACAGAAATGGAAACTTTCGCTGGTGTGAAGGCTTTCTCAGAGGGAGATTTCTCTCGAGCTGTCGAAAAATTTTCTACACTCCAAAAAGATCAGTTGTATACTTTAAATGTGGGAACGCTTTTGAGTGAATCATATGCTCAAAAGGGTCAGGTCGATAAAGCTCTGGCAATGGTCAAAGATTTGATCGCTGCTAACAAGAAAGACAATGTCGACTACCTTCTGGAACAAGCTCATATCCTTGAGACTTTCAAAGGAAGCCCCACGCTAGCGTTGGATTCCTATGAAAAGGCATTCAAAGCCAGCAGCGCGCAAGCAGATTTGCGTGAATGGTTAAGCAAGAAAATTCAATTTATCAAAAATCAAAACAAAGTCGGTCAGCACGTAATCTCGGGAGACTTGTAGTATGGAGGGTACAAGTGAAAGCTTTCATCCAATTGATGACAGTTTTTCTTCTTCTGGGGTCGACGACTGCACTTGCTAAAACAAGAACAGTCCGTAAAGTCCAAGAAGTCAATTTTGGTGACATGAACCTCAAGGGTACAGTTCGAAACCCTGATGGCGCATATCTAGTACAAAAACGCGGTATCAAATTTATGCCGTTGTATGACGTACAAAAAGATATGGACGGCCGTATCAGGGAATCAGCTCTGTACTTGAATAACTAAGATTTATTACTAGAGGTATATAATGATCACGTTGATTGTACGTCAGTCCTTAAAGAACGGGACTGCAAAAACTTGGAAATTAAGACCAGCAAATACAACACAAACATTCGGCTCTTCTCGTCTTGCTGACGTGATCTCTATCGCCCCAGCGACGAAAGGAATTCAAGGCGTTTTTGAATTCCGCGATGGTCAATGGTTCTATGTCGATATGGATATGGCAACATCTAGTGGATTGAAAAAATCCCCTGCTATTGCATTGAATAAAGATACGACTGTGACATTGGAAGATTGCACTTTGCAGTTCGATCCGATCAAAAAGGATGCAGACCTCTATGTTCGTCTGGAAAACGCCGGTCGTGACGAGTCTGTTGGTGGCAAGAAATTTCAACTTTATTTAGTAAAACAAAACGGCAGAGTCTTACAGACTAAGATGTTGCCGATGAACAAAACGTTCAGACCGGATTTCTCAAACCAAGAAGTGACATGCGTTCCTTCAACGGAATGGCACCGTCAAACAGTTGGTGACGTTGAGATCTCTCAAAAAACGCTTTCTATGGAAGATGCGGCCGCTATGGGACGTTTTAATACGTCGTCTATGGTGGACGAAGACTCTAAAAAGGGCGTCTTTTTAGTATTGGGTGCTGCTGCACTTTTCATCACTGCAGCTTTGTTCGGACCTAAGTCTGACATTCACTCCGTAGCAGCTGTGGAACCGCCGAAGGTCGCGCAAAAAATCATCGTGAAAACGGAGATTAAACCTAAGCGTAAAAAATCCGAAACGCCTAAACAGCAAGTGGTTCAACAAGCTGCTCCAGCCGCAGGTCCAAAAGCAGAAATGCCGACTGGTGGTGGTGGCGGTAAATTGGCTAACATGATGAAGTCGATCTCTGACGGTCGTATTTCTAAATTGATTGGCAAAGTTTCCGCGCAAGGCGCTAAAAGCGCCAACGTGATGTTCGCTCAAGGTGTTAAAGCTGGTTCCGGTCCTTCCGGTCGTGGCTTAGCAGCCGTTGGCAACATCGAGCGTTCTGGTCGTGACTGGGGTGCTGCGGGTAATGGCAGTGGTGTGCTTATTTCTACGAATGGTAAAGGTGGCGGTAAAAACGCTTCCGGCATGGGTGGAATGGCCGCTGGTGGAACTGGTAATGCCGGTGTTGGTTTGATCGAAGAAGAATCTGAAATTACTGGGGGCTTAGACCGTGAGGTTATCGCTCAGTATATCAAATCTAAATTGGGTCAAATTCTTTACTGCTATGAAAGACAATTGAGTGCGAATCCAGATTTGTTCGGTAAGGTCGCTGTTAAATTTACGATCGGTGGTACTGGTCAAGTTGAACAACAGATCATTGGCGATACAACTTTGAAAAACTCAACTGTTGAAGGCTGTATTTTGAATCGCGTAGCCGCATGGAAGTTCCCTGCCCCACAAGGCGGAACACGCGTGCTCGTAACATATCCATTTTTGTTTAAAAGTACCAACTAGGACGGGAGATCGACATGTTTAAGAAATCACTACTAATCTTCATCTTGATGACAGCTCAAGCTTTTGCACAAACAGCAAAACAGCCAGCGCCTGCACCAACAGAGCAACGTGGCAGCGATAAGCTAGACATCAAAAAACTAGAGAACAAGTACTGGGCAGCTAAAGACGAAGACTTTGGCGTAGTACAAAATCGTCGCTACGTAAAAGCGGAACGTTTTTACTTAACAGCGCGCGCTGGTATTCCAGTGAATGACTCATTCAGTGAAGGTAACGTTATGGGTGCAGACCTTGGTTACTTCTTCAACGAGCGTTGGGGCGTTGAGCTTTCATACAACAATGCTGATTTGAAAGACAATGACAATACTAAGCAGTTCTATACTCAAAATGGTGTTATGCCAGACCATAACATTTTGAAATCATCCTACTTTGTATCCGGAATTTGGGTTCCGTTCTATGCAAAAATGTCGGCTTTGGATAAAGCAATCATCTATTTCGACATGGGTGTTTCTGTGGGTCTTGGAAACGTGAGCTACGAGATCGCAAGATCCACGGGCAACGAATCAAACACAGCAATGGGTTACAGACTTGGCGTATTCCAGCAGATTTTCTTCTCTGAACACTTTGCATTGCGCGCTGATTTGATCAACACATGGGCCAATGAATCGCAAAAGCCTTACTCAGCAAACAGTGCCCGCGTGTTGGGTGATAAAATGGTGAACGACACATCTTTGATGTTCGGCATCACTTACTGGCACTAATTTAGTTTAAGTTTTTATCGTCTTCCAAGGCCGGGGGGTCTTTATGAAAAAGCCAATGAAAGCAATGATCGTGCTGCCACTTTTGTGCAGCACTGCTTTGGCGCAAGAAGTTCAGCATAAAGCGCTGAATGTAAAAAATCAGGGTTCACCCGCAGAAGCAAGTCTGCGTGTGAAATCCAGCCTCGTTCCTACTTTCGAAGTTTACCAAAAGAAAGTAGTTAAAGGTAAAACTGAAGTCTTTAAAGTGAAAGCGATTCCAGAGCTGAACATTGGTTCTGAGCGCCAAGTGGAAGCCATTCCATTAAGCCCGCTTCGCCTACCCGCTTCCCGCGAAGTGGCTGTGAAGGAAATCAAAAAAGCACCTTCTATCAACCCTATGATGGAAAAAATTCCTCCGTACACGGCGGTTGTAAATCCTGCGAAAGTTTTAACGACACCGGAAGCTTTCAATAAGATTCCAGATGTGAAAATGCTTTCTCCATTGAAAGATCCATCCACAACGCAGCCACAAGTGACGTTGCAAAAAATGGATGAGATGGGTCCGAACGATTATAAATTGCTTCAGGCTTTGATCTTTTTGGAGATCCAAAAGAACTATGAATTGGCCATGGGCCTTTTCGCTGAGTTGATGGAAGATCCAGAGCACCGTTTGGAAGCTTTGTATAACTACGCTCAAACAGCAAAAGGCATGGGTCTGAATACTGAATTCAGAACATACATGATCAAAGTTTCTCAAGAAACTA is a window of Bdellovibrio sp. SKB1291214 DNA encoding:
- a CDS encoding AgmX/PglI C-terminal domain-containing protein, producing the protein MITLIVRQSLKNGTAKTWKLRPANTTQTFGSSRLADVISIAPATKGIQGVFEFRDGQWFYVDMDMATSSGLKKSPAIALNKDTTVTLEDCTLQFDPIKKDADLYVRLENAGRDESVGGKKFQLYLVKQNGRVLQTKMLPMNKTFRPDFSNQEVTCVPSTEWHRQTVGDVEISQKTLSMEDAAAMGRFNTSSMVDEDSKKGVFLVLGAAALFITAALFGPKSDIHSVAAVEPPKVAQKIIVKTEIKPKRKKSETPKQQVVQQAAPAAGPKAEMPTGGGGGKLANMMKSISDGRISKLIGKVSAQGAKSANVMFAQGVKAGSGPSGRGLAAVGNIERSGRDWGAAGNGSGVLISTNGKGGGKNASGMGGMAAGGTGNAGVGLIEEESEITGGLDREVIAQYIKSKLGQILYCYERQLSANPDLFGKVAVKFTIGGTGQVEQQIIGDTTLKNSTVEGCILNRVAAWKFPAPQGGTRVLVTYPFLFKSTN
- a CDS encoding outer membrane beta-barrel domain-containing protein, translating into MFKKSLLIFILMTAQAFAQTAKQPAPAPTEQRGSDKLDIKKLENKYWAAKDEDFGVVQNRRYVKAERFYLTARAGIPVNDSFSEGNVMGADLGYFFNERWGVELSYNNADLKDNDNTKQFYTQNGVMPDHNILKSSYFVSGIWVPFYAKMSALDKAIIYFDMGVSVGLGNVSYEIARSTGNESNTAMGYRLGVFQQIFFSEHFALRADLINTWANESQKPYSANSARVLGDKMVNDTSLMFGITYWH